In Oryzias melastigma strain HK-1 linkage group LG16, ASM292280v2, whole genome shotgun sequence, a single genomic region encodes these proteins:
- the LOC112136637 gene encoding asialoglycoprotein receptor 1 gives MEMKIQRSSMEFLSVFSAPQKNKEEDLVYSQVVPKQTFSSAPPYQEEPVYSEIKKGKQKRKTENAPTAEVQGSGSRFRPLLVCLGIICFLLCVAIIVIIIYFTMATNKEKQNLSDLEAKNEQLRELQIQTEDLRMNMTKLENLTEHLTAENMFLENKTKEMKVIMTIQQMQIEQLRNNSDELNRIQAAIISYTNFPGDLFCPVEVCQMCPNDWIEFNKSCYYFYNFNSSLKTWDESRQFCQNNKSDLVVISSQEEQTFIKNRTDYCNDTQYGYWIGLRKISNNWTWVDDTQETLGNWNNEGSPENFTLIIQNATESHSWYKERNSALNRFICEIKALIF, from the exons AGAACAAAGAGGAGGATCTTGTTTATTCTCAAGTTgtaccaaaacaaacattttcctctGCACCAC cATACCAGGAGGAACCAGTTTATTCAGAAatcaaaaaagggaaacaaaagagaaaaacagagaatgCACCAA CAGCAGAAGTCCAAGGATCTGGCAGCAGGTTTCGTCCCCTGTTGGTGTGTTTGGGGATCATTTGTTTCCTCCTGTGTGTGGccatcatcgtcatcatcatttact tcaccatggcaacaaacAAAGAGAAGCAAAATCTCAGTGACCTGGAAGCAAAAAATGAGCAACTGAGAGAATTACAAATCCAAACTGAAGATCTGAGGATGAACATGACGAAATTAGAGAATCTGACTGAGCATCTGACTGCTGAGAATATGTTCTTAGAGAACAAAACCAAGGAGATGAAGGTTATCATGACAATCCAACAAATGCAGATCGAGCAGCTGAGAAACAACAGTGACGAACTCAACAGGATCCAGGCAGCAATCATCAGTTACACAAACTTTCCAGGCGATCTCTTCTGTCCTGTTGAAG TTTGTCAGATGTGTCCCAATGACTGGATTGAGTTTAATAAAAGCTGctattatttttataactttaactcTTCATTGAAAACATGGGATGAAAGTCGACAGTTTTGTCAGAACAACAAATCAGACCTGGTGGTTATCAGCAGTCAAGAGGAACAG acattcatcaaaaacagaacagattACTGCAATGACACCCAGTACGGATACTGGATTGGTTTAAGAAAAATTTCCAACAACTGGACCTGGGTGGACGACACTCAAGAGACACTTGG GAACTGGAACAACGAAGGGAGCCCAGAAAATTTTACACTTATTATCCAAAATGCAACTGAGAGTCACAGCTGGTACAAAGAGAGAAATAGCGCTCTGAACAGATTCATCTGTGAgattaaagctttaattttctGA